CAGGGCGCGGGCGGCCTCCTCGGCGTGGTAGGTCTCGCCGAGCACGAGGCCGAGGTTTTGGCAGTAGAACTCCATGCAGTAGAAGGGGCGGCCGCGCTCGTCGCGGTCGAAGTCCGTGACCGCGGCCAGGCGGGGGTGGCGCAGGCCGCCGAGCAGCGCGGCCTCGGCCGCGAAGCGGCGCTCTATCTCGTCGTCGCCCAGGAGCACGGAAAGGGTCTCGTCCGGGGCCAGGAGCTTGAGCGCCAGCACGCGTCCGGCCACGGGCAGGCGGACCTTGTAGACCCGACCCATGCCGCCCTTCCCGAGCAGGCCGAGGATTTCGTACTTGCCGATGTGCCGCATGTCTGTGCCCGCTCAGCCGTAGAGGCGGTCCGCGTAGAGGCGCGGCAGGCCCTGCCGGAGGATGCGGCGCGCCGCGGCGTCGACGTCGTAGTCCACGTAGCGGATGTCCAGGGTGTCGCGCTCGTCGTCCCAGAGGACGTACTTGGCGCGCGGGTCGCCGTCGCGCGGCTGGCCCACGGCCCCGGCGTTGACCACGTAGCGCGTGTCCGGGTCCAGGGGCTGGATGCCCGGGCCGGGCTTTATGCGCGTCACGTCCACGCCGTCGGAGAGGAAGAGGCGCAGCTCGTGGGTGTGGCCGCAGAAGCACAGGCGCTCGGAGAACTCCTCGAAGAGCTCCTCCATGCGGCCTTCGCGGCTGTAGCGGAAGAGGTATTCGTCCACGCGGTCGGGCGGGGCGCCGTGCACGAAGCGCGCGCCGCCGCGGATGATCACCCGGGGGTAGCCCGCGGCCAGGGCCTGGGCGTCCTCGGACATGAGGTCGCGGGTGCGGGCCAGGGCCTGTGCGGCGTGGGGGTTCAGGGCCTCGGCCTCCAGGGGGTCCGCCAGGGCCAGCTCGTGGTTGCCCAGGCACGAGGAGACGCCGCGCTCGTGCAGCAGCTCGACCACGGGCTCGGGGTCCCCGCCGTAGCCGATGTTGTCGCCGAGGGTGAGGATCTCGTCGGCGCGCACGAACTCCACGTCGTCGAGCACGGCCGTGAGGGCGTGGAGGTTGCCGTGGATGTCGGAGAGAACGGCCCGGCGCATGGTCCTAGACGCCCATGTTGACCCGGTAGAGCCGTCCCTGGCGCGAGACGCCCATGAGCAGCATGCTGCGCATGCGGTTCAGGGTCACGGCGCGCACCACGTCGTCCTCGCTCTTCAGGCGCACGTTGCCGATCTGGAAGATGTGGTCGCCGGTCTTGAAGCCGGTCTTGGCCGCGGGCGACCCGTCGCGCACGCCGGTCACGGTCATGCCCTCGCCCGACGGCTTGCCCAGGCGCAGGCCCCAGCGCTCCCAGGCCACGCCCAGGGCGTCGTCGCGGGTGAAGGGCACGGGCGTGACCTCCACCTGCATGCTCTTGCCCTGGCGCATGACGTCCAGGCGCACGGCCTCGCCCTTGGTGTAGCTGCGCAGGAGCTGGCTGTAGTGGTCTCGGTCCTCTACGACCACGCCGTCCATGCGCATGATCACGTCGCCGGGCTTGAGTCCGGCCTTGGCCGCGGGCAGTCCGGGCGCGACGTCGGTGATCAGGAGGCCCTGGGGCTGGGGCAGGCGGAAGTAGCTGGCCATGGCCTGGTCCATGTCCTGGCCCGAGAGGCCGAGCCAGACGTGGTCCACGCGGCCGGTCTGCAGAAGCTCGTGCACCACGCGCTCGGCCTTGGCGATGGGGATGGCGAAGCCGATGTTCTCGGCCTTGGCCATGATCGCGGTGTTGATGCCGATGACCTGGCCCAGGATGTTGACCAGGGGGCCGCCGGAGTTGCCCGGGTTGATGGCCGCGTCGGTCTGGATGAAGTCCGTGTAGGCGCCGTTCTGGGTGACCACGGAGCGGC
This genomic stretch from Desulfovibrio sp. X2 harbors:
- a CDS encoding metallophosphoesterase, producing the protein MRRAVLSDIHGNLHALTAVLDDVEFVRADEILTLGDNIGYGGDPEPVVELLHERGVSSCLGNHELALADPLEAEALNPHAAQALARTRDLMSEDAQALAAGYPRVIIRGGARFVHGAPPDRVDEYLFRYSREGRMEELFEEFSERLCFCGHTHELRLFLSDGVDVTRIKPGPGIQPLDPDTRYVVNAGAVGQPRDGDPRAKYVLWDDERDTLDIRYVDYDVDAAARRILRQGLPRLYADRLYG
- a CDS encoding trypsin-like peptidase domain-containing protein, encoding MSKLAPAFLTLLALLALCAPVRAQAASAADDLRVTPVVRAVQKVAPSVVSITTLSEGERSIGPFGALPPYYQQFFGNLPKQRFRYESLGSGVILDGAHRLVLTNAHVIANAQEIKVHLVDGRSFDAELVGSDPDFDIAVLRLAGQGDLPQAEVGDSSNLLIGETVIAIGNPYGYSNTVTTGVVSALGRSVVTQNGAYTDFIQTDAAINPGNSGGPLVNILGQVIGINTAIMAKAENIGFAIPIAKAERVVHELLQTGRVDHVWLGLSGQDMDQAMASYFRLPQPQGLLITDVAPGLPAAKAGLKPGDVIMRMDGVVVEDRDHYSQLLRSYTKGEAVRLDVMRQGKSMQVEVTPVPFTRDDALGVAWERWGLRLGKPSGEGMTVTGVRDGSPAAKTGFKTGDHIFQIGNVRLKSEDDVVRAVTLNRMRSMLLMGVSRQGRLYRVNMGV